ACACCAGCGCCAAGTCAGTCTATCTGTGAACGCTCCTCCCATGCTTGGATAAGACAGCGGTCGTcagtaaaaagaaaaaaaaaagtgccAGGAGGGGACGGCTGTGAATGGATCATATTTGAGAACTTACAGAGGGCCTGCCACGCTAGCAACACCAAACATCGCGCCCAAGACTCCTGTGTATACGGGACGCTTCACCAGGGGCACACTCTGCGTGATGATCAAGACTGAGCCCGAGAACAGGCCAGCCGCACCGAGACCAGCAATGGCTCGACCACAGATCAAGCCCACCGAACTCGGGGTCACACCGCAGACCAGAGAGCCAACCTCGAAGATGGACAGGGCGATGAGGTAGATCCATTTCACCGAGTAAAAGGTATACAACTTGCCAAATATCAGAGTCACGGCGCAAGTCGTGAGCAAGTAAGCGCTTCCATACCATCCCACATCATTGAGTGAATTGAACTCGTCTGTGATTTTGGGAATAGCGGTGGCAATGATTGTGTTATCCTGCGGACGGAATACAAATGTAAGTCACGATTCAAGGATCTAAAGCACTCGAAGAGAGCTTCCATGTGGATCATCTATTCCACTCGGGTATGTACGTACCAATGCCACACAGAACACGCAGAGACACAGGGCAATCGAGATCAAGATCAATTTCCACGCGGTGGGATATTCGGACTCAGTCTCCTCGTCCTTGTTCTCCGCATCACTATCGCTCGAGcatttctcctcttccccgTTGACGGGGACAGCCGCTGCGTCTTTTTCATCAAGTTCTTTAGCGACATTCTCATTCAACGGTGCGTGTGAATCATGACCCTCGAAGACTGTCTTTTGAGCCATGTGGTCGATGGGCGAGGGACCCCGGGTGGAACCTCCGACAAGGGTGCTTTCGATGTCACTGGGCGGCTTTGGTGAAGACTCATTTCGAGCAAAGGGGTCCGACTCAGACGAGAAGACAATGTTGGGAGCAAGACTCGCAGGCGTGGCTCCATTTGCGGTGGAACTCGCATTCAGAACCGGAGTCCCTTCGTCTCTCACCTCTTTGGGCGCATCGGAAGGATTAAAGAATGTTGACATGATTTCACGGCCACTGCGCACAGAGTGGCGGGGAAGCAGTTCCCACGACGTCTGTTATTTGAGAAAAGTGTCTGAGATAAATTGCTAGGAGACACGAGCTGAAAGGGGCGTCAGGATCAGAATAGTGGCAAAAGCAGATTTTTTAGAGATCGGCCAGATATTAAAAACAAGCTGGAGGGTATAAGGTGGAGTGCAGCAGACGGAGAGAAGCCCATAGATGCGGGCCAACAGACGTGCAGGCCACGCAGGCAGATTGGCATGGCACTCGTATCCAACACGATTGTCATCCCAACCGTACCATTTGTACAGGTCTCATCGAGAAATCGCGCGACCTTACTGACAAaaactctcttttttttgtcacttgcttttttttctcttgggaCAATTGGTCAGAGCTCTGGAATGTCCGGGCAACTGGAGGCCCCGAGAGTAGGTGTGAGCATGGGATATCCACATGTTGATCTTCTGGGTACAGTACTAAGCTCCAGGACCGATTCTAAATCCAGATGTGTACAAAAAGAATGAGTCTCCGACGGTCGCACAGGTTGTGACGATGGATTCTCTCCATGTGGCCGGTTTGGCCAGATCCCGGGGTCATGGCGTTGTTGCATGAACTGGGCAGGTCGCACATGCAGCTTCATTGCGCCAAGGATTTTCCGTGTCTGCTCCATCTCACGGAGCGGTCTATGTAGTAATATCATGATTGTTCGAGAGGATCGTTCGACCTTGCTTCGATGAGCATGGTACAGACCGCAGCGCTCGGTTAACTGTCGTGCATCTGCCGATCCTTCAAAGTCATCTTTTCCCGCTCAGCATGCTGACCGAATTGTTCCCTCACTCTGCCCTGATCATGGCGTCACCTTTTTTCGGTTGTGATCCAAGTCATGGGGGTAGAAGAATCATGTCGACTCTTAGGCTTACGAGAGAGCGAATCACGATTGGTAGACCAGGTGAAACCACATCTCTCAGCCGACGGACAGGGCTCAATCCCCCAGTTCCTCAACGCTGCAAGGATTGCCGAGTTCAAACCTGAAGATTCACGTATGGACCCAGACGGGTCCCATCGCCCTGACGGGGGCGGATCCACTGCGCGGCAACTGGAAGGGAATCGCGGGAGGGGCTGAGAAGATGATTGAGTCAATTCCACCGGATATCAATTAAGAGGGTCGACCCTTGCTCCACGATGAAAGTAAAGAACGCGGCGCGTGACGAACCGTTCCAAGTGCAAAAAGGGGGCCATacgaagggggaaaaagcaaaaaaaaaaatagagagacgaagaagcaAAACTACACATTGTACGGCCGGCCAGCGTCGGGCAGATTGGGAAGACGTGATTTGCGTGTGGCCGAAGCAGGACAGAGATGCGCCATACTATTTAGGCAGGTCTGAATGGCCAGCAAAGCCACCTCGTCGTTTAGGACCCAAAAAGGTGGACTGAGGATATGGACGTCTCTGGGTCGCATCTGCCAATTGAATAATCTTCAAGACCAGAGCGAGCTGCTGGAATTAGGTTGATTCAGGTGAAATACTTTGCGCGATTTTGCCAAGACGAACAGCCTCAAGGGGAGGAGTTCATCGTGCGCCCGGTGTGATGAAAAGATGCGATAGTCCACGCATCCACCGAGCAGGTGGATCTCGGAAGTGATCTGATTGTAGCCGGTCAATCGGTCAAATGAGGGTTGGAAGTGAAATCCCTCAAGAGGATTCAAAAGGATGAACTGTTCAAGAGTCGACCTGGTGAGGATGATCCTCAAATACCAGGCCGTGCTTTGCTTGGCCGAGCAGAGAGGTCTGTGCCTCTCTGGCCGTGGCTGACGGGACTTGATGATCTCTGGCTTTCTGCAAGGAGGGTCTGCAATGCTCAGGACTGAGACTGAGAGCGGGGGGTTCCTTTTCACCTGAGGTGTCCGTGTGTGAGGACCCCTGCGTCTGGGATCTCTCCTGGCGCCTGTTTTGGATTCCTGTGTTGGTCTTACGGTGTGGCATGATGATGAACGGAGGGAAGGAATCAGCTGACTAGAGAGTCCGCTGGCAATCAGAATCCCCTTCCACTGACTGACGAAGATGCCTGTCTACACTGGGAAAGAGCTCGAGTACTCATCGCACAGGGTTTACTGGACTGCATTGAGAAATACCACCCGAGCGCAGTAATCAGAACTGCAGTGTGGTACAAGAAGGAGATAGCAAGCAAATACTTGCATACCCGACCGAGTAGCCTCGAACATCTTCAGGGTCGAACTCTGTGTGTCGAAAGCATAATGTATAGATCCAATTTCCCACTTTTGCGGTACTTTTTAAATGCCACTTACTGGTGATCACAACTTACAGCACTCCTCTCATCAGTTGAACTGCCTCAGTACTCAACTGTCACCCGTGGTGGTCCAATCGGCCAACTGGACAGAATCCGAGCACAAAGATGACGGGGAAGTTGCGCGGACTTTGGAGTTAAGGTATTGACCACCTGCAAAAGACTTGCAACTTTGCCATCCTGGTCATCCTCTCCGCCCGTCTATTTATCCCACTTTGAGGCTCGGGCTACCTCCTAGAGCGAAAGGCTCATGTGAAAGGACACACAGCTATGCTGCATTCATTCTGATGCGCACACGGCTCCGGGGGTAGGGTACAAAGTGCAGCTAGAAAGTAGAAGAACTGAAGCACCGCGGTCATGTGAGAGCGGATGACCGTACCGGAGATTAGCGTCGACTCCAAGTGGATGACATCATGGGCTCAGTCTCGGCCCGCTGACTGGAGCTTATCCCCGCATAATCCGTTGCTTCGACGGGCAAAGGGACCTACTAACTTAGCACGCACCACATTCAGTAAGCAGGTATTTCTCGATGCTCCGAAGTTTTGTCCGTTACTCTGAAAATCCTGCCAATCTGGGCTGAAGacttttccccttttgatCGATCGTCAGAGCACGACTAGAGGACTTTGGCTAGGTCGATTCCCTGTTCAGGGTCTCGATCCACGGGTGAGTCGACACGAGGCGTACTGTAGACCGATCGGTCCTTGAGATCTTATTTCCGGATGGATGACACCCGCCTAGATCGATGCATCCACCGGATCCTGCGGAAGGGGAGTTGATGGAGAGTTGAGGATAAAAAGGTCAGGGGAATCCTCACTCGGTCAAACCATGCACCACAGTTCTATTCAGACACCTGCGACACAAGCCATTGTGTTGTTTTGAGATTCGCCGTTAAACCGCCCCTTTTTTTCCGACTGTCTGAAGTTTGTGTGAATATTCACCATGAACGAAATCTTCAAGGCACCTCCCGAGCCCGCCACCCCTCTGGGTCGCTACCGTGTCCTCTCTTCCACGGCCGGTATTCGGGTCTCGCCGCTCCAGCTGGGCGGCATGTCCATTGGCGACGCCTGGAATCAATTCATGGGGAGCATGAGCAAGGAGCAATCcttcaagctcctcgatGCTTTCTTTGAGGCCGGGGGTAACTTCATCGATACCGCCAACAACTACCAAAACGAGCAGTCCGAGGCCTGGATCGGCGAATGGATGACCGCTCGCAAGAACCGTGATCAGATTGTTCTCGCCACCAAGTTCACTACGGACTACCGCACCTGGGAGCtcggcaagggcaaggctCCCAACGTGTTGGGCAACCACAAGCGAAGCATGTTCAACAGCGTGCGCGATTCCCTGCGCAAACTGCAAACCGACTACATCGATGTGCTGTATCTGCACTGGTGGGATCATACGACCTCGATCGAAGAGGTAATGGACTCCCTGCATATTCTCGTCGAGCAAGGCAAGGTCATGTACCTGGGTATCTCAGACAGTCCCGCCTGGGTCGTCTCGGCGGCCAACACGTATGCTCGCGCACATGGCAAGACGCCCTTCTCGGTCTACCAGGGCCGATGGAATGTGATGCGTCGTGACTTTGAGCGCGAGATCCTCCCTATGGCCCGACACTTTGGCATGGCCCTGGCCCCCTGGGATGTCCTGGGCGGCGGTCACTTCCAAACAGCGAAGCAGCTGGAGGCCCGAAAAGCCAACAGCGAGGGCTTGCGCAATATCATGGGCGCGGATCAGACCGACGAGGAGCGTCGGATTTCCGAGGCTCTCGCCAAGGTTGCGGCCGAGCACAACATCGAGTCGGTTACCGCCGTGGCTCTGGCCTACGTCTTGTGCAAATGCCCCAATGTCTTCCCCATCGTCGGTGGGCGCAAGGTGGAACATCTCCACGACAACATCCAAGCTCTATCGATCCGTTTGACGGAGCAGCAAATCCAATTCCTCGAGTCCGCAAACGAATTCGACGTCGGCTTCCCGTCCAATTTCATCGGGCCCGACCCCGCTACTACGGTGGGTAAGCTCTTCGGCATCGCGGGCACTGCCGGGCATGTGGACTTGGTCAAGGCGCCCATGGCGATTGGATACGAACCTGGTAATTGAAGCGTGGAAATCTCACCTGTACACAGCAACTGAGTCGGCAGGGTGATTTGTACATAATGAATCTTTGTACACATACAAATCGAACAAACACATAATGAATCACACTCGAAGTCCAGTTTTTATCCCCCGCAACCTGTATCGCGCGGTAGTCCTCACTGACGACCGAGCAATTCCCCAAGATGGCGACCGTTAACTCCCTACTcaggaagaaaaagtgtACGGGGAAAGATGCAAAATTGCAAAGTTTCAATGTATTGAGGTAAGTACCATTCCATTTATCGGCATCGCTTGGCTCAGGGATAGTGCTCATGCAACCGCGGGAGCCATCGTCGTCGCCCAGTGATAGAaacaggaaaaaagaaatctctAAGGATTCACACTGCGGTGTGTGCGCCAGGTAAAATATCAACATTATGAAATAACAAAACACGGGGAGCGTACATTTGCACGGTCACCCTGCCAGCCGCTTCATCGTCGAGACATCGCAACCGGATCCAAAGTGGCTACCGATTGCTCTTGCACTTGTCGAGAAGGGTTGATCATCAAAGTCTGATCCCGGGCGATTCATTCTCGCCAAAGACATCAGGTCATGCGAAGGGGAAGCGTGATGGTGGCACCATAGTGCCGGAGAAGACATGGGGCTCACGGCCGAGCCGTGCCCGCCGTAGAAACTGGCCCAGCCAGGAGACTAAAAGTGGttttggaaagaaaagaagcgaTATCGGGTCGTGAGAATTATGGGAATACCGGAGGAACAAACAAAATGATTCATGGTGCATGAACATCATCAGTCGTCTCTCTTGGTGGGCAATTGCATGGTATCATCCTTGCTGGCAACAAGGGCGATCAGGGCAGCGCCAACGCCACTGCCATCCTTGGAGATACCGATGCGGACCTTCTTCTCACCCGCAACTCCAACCTGGGGCATCTCACGCATGGCCTCGCGGATGTAATCTTCAAACTTGGGGTAGAACTCCACAAGACTGCCGTCAACTCCGACGTCGACCATATTTTCGGTCTCGAGCTTGCCAGTGTGGATGAGAACGGCCGCGATAGGGACAGCGCTGAGACGGGCAGCACGCTTGCCGATGGCGTGAACAATGGTCTTCACGGCCTGGCACTCGTCATTGCTGGGGTTCTCAATCTTCAGGTGATCCTTGAGAGCGGCCTTGACCTCGCTGAAGTCCTTGCTAGTGTCTGCCTCGACTTGGCTCAGCAGACTCGTGTCCAGCCCCCATTGGCGGTAGAAGAGAGAATCGGCGGGGATGGAGACGGAGGAGTTCTGGCTGGGCTTGAAGAGGCCGAATTCGGGGTTGTTGTGCAGGCTCAGCAGAGCGCGGCGCAGAATCTCACCCAAGAACATGCCCGAGACACGCTTCTCGAACATCTGCACACCGGGGTTGTTGCTATCCGCATCAAGCTCACGGTCATAGATGGTGTCGGGCAGCACGCTCATTTGGTTGTCGAAGCTACCCCACTCGGcgttgatgatcatctccccGGTGGAGCTGTCATATTGCGCATCCTTCATGTCCTTGAGCTTGGTCACCTTTTCAAGCTTCTCAACGTAGGCACCGTTGGTACCGGTACCAAAAATGGCACCCAGGAGAGTTCCGGTCTCGCCGGGAGAGGTGTACGAGCGAGCCATGAGGGTACCGACGGTGTCGTTCACCAGCGCGGCCACGCGCACGGGGAGGTTGAGCTCATCAATCGCAGACTGCAGGAGAGCGCAGACATCTTGACCCACCGCGTCGGGGATGTTGAAGCCCTTGGTCCAACGAATGAGAGTGCCCGAGTTGATACCGCACTGGCGCACGGGGAAACTGAAGGTGAATCCAAGGTCGAACAGGTCCTCGATCTTGTTGCCGTCACGACGGCGGCGCAGGTGAGCCTCGAAGTGCTCATTGTGGTGGATGCGCAAGAAAGCCTCGATCTGACGGGccaggaaaaggaagagctCCTTGGATGTTCCGGAGACCATGAGTTCCCGGGGGATCATGATTTTCGACTGCGTGAGGGAGAAGGTCGTGTCACCGTGGAGCTGAACGGAGCAGACACGGAAGTTGGTGCCACCCAAGTCGACTGCAAGATACAGACCCTAGAACACAGAGTCAGTATTCAGCTCTTTTCGGTGCACTTTTCTGGGCAGGAGCGGGGAGGGACTGGGGATCACTCCTTGTTACCTTTTCTGTGCCATTGGGGACCGCAGTCACGAAAGTGGGAATTTGGCTCAATGTGGTGTTTTCCTTTGCGAGGCCCTCGTTTGATTGCTTGATGTACTCTTCAACACCCCGCTTCACCTGGTCCGCGGGGTAGTCAAACTCGCGCGCAATGCGCGTAGCCTCGTTCAGCAGAGCAGACGACATGGTGGGgctgagaaggaagaagggtAGGTTACGAGCCCGGTGAGTTGATGGATTGAAGATCGGAAGGTATGAGGAGGGGATCAACAACCAGGGCGAGGAGAATGGTAtgacaaaaagagaaggcgaaggatggaaagaagaaaagaaccgAGAGACGAAGAAAGTTTCAGAAAAAGCGACGACGAGGGTAAGTCTGCGCGCGTGCCAAGTGGGATGACAGCGGGGTCCATGAGGTCAGTCCGTCCCTTGCGGCGGTACATGGAATACCAATTTACAATACGGTTTGATCCCCGTTTTCTCCTGTAAAAGATAGTTTTGGTCATTCGTCACGCGGGGCCACTTTGGTGCCAGCCCGTTGAATTGGATGTGTATCACTAGAAGTTTCGGGTTCATCGGAGCGGATCTACTGTACTGTAAAACAATCGCATGGATTCTTGTCGGCATGTTTGTCTGGCAACCCATCAATCGGACATTGCTGAATTCCAATCGCCTGCGACAGCATTCCCGATGCTTGGTTAGCTAGAGATAGTGCAATCAAATCGCCTTTTTTGAATAATTGACCAGCCTTCATATGTATAATCTGTCTCGGCCTTTTCCTCGCGTCTGCTGGACGTCTCAAAgaccccccaaaagaaagacagagagactCGGTGTAACGGTCCAGATCGACAGGGCACCGATACTGACATACCGAAGTGACCGTTCGATTGCGGCCTGTCAGACCGTAGCCAGGTTCTCCCAATACCAGCCAAATACACCCCGCGGGGCCGAAATTTTCAAGCCACCGAGTCGACCCGTGCCTACTTTTGTCGCAGTCATGACGGCATAAAAGGTCTTCCCTGCTCTCGGCGATTCCATTGCGCACGCCCGTAAACATTGTGGGGAGTTGCTCTGCCCCAATGTGGGCTTGTTCTGTGTAATCGGTACCACTGTGTCCGTGGCTCTTGCGAGTCGCAGCACTTCTCTGGTCTCCCCCGACTTCACCGGTGAGCGACAGTGGCTTAGGCGCCCCCGGGAAAGACCGAGGAGACGGGGCAAAGATGGGTCACTGCGGACAGGGGACGGGGAAATACTGAGTGGGAGAAGAGTTTCGACGATGCGTCCGTGGTCCTTTCGGCCACTCGGACCGTCGGGGAGTGCACTCATCTGGGAGAAGGAGCCTTGAAGCGTGATTTGTCGATTCGTACCAGGACGTCGAAACTTGGCTCCAGAATGTGTTCCCTATGCATCACTGCATAAACTCTACAGTGTCGTAAAGCTTCGAAGCTGGCAGTCTTGGTCACAGCTGAGGGTTGCAGTGCCGGCGTGACGGACATGATGTCCAGGTATCAGCTCGATGAAGACATCTGAGaccgtctttttttttgaggggtATATGAGAATCGGTGTCGGAACAGTCCCAGTCATTCGAGTGAAAGGGCAAGTCGAGGGCCTCGGGATCCCGGGGGAGCCATTCGGCTTCTTCGCGAGGCTCGGCCAGCCGAAGGCAGAACCACTCAAATTGGGTGCAGGAGTTCGCCTGAGCCGAGCAGTCTCGGAATCCCGACCCCTCGACTCACTTTCCCACACGCTGTGACTAATGGCAATGCGGAATCCGTCTGGAGAGTGGGGTAAAGGCTGGAGCACAGCGGACTTCAAGGAGGGTTTGACCGCTCAATTGGTCGAGATGGGAAGTcttctagaaaaaaaaaacgatTTCAACCCCTGACCGTGACGATAATTCAAAATACGGCAATTTATTTCGGTCGTATAGGCAGACTCTATCTGTGCTGAATGGCTGTATCCCCCACCATCCATGGATACCAGGCAGTGACCTCATGTTCTATTTGGGTCCTCGCTTTACTGGGTAAAATACAGCCTCCGTTTGGTAGAGTTCCAGGAACGATGGCGTCTGTTGGGATCAACAAACATATACACGGGGGATCGTGGTGCCGTTACGTCAGTGCACGACCGTACCTGGTGGTAGACACCCTTTCCTGCGGTCCATTACCAGATATGTACTATTACCTGTGAGCCCTCGATTCGTGATGGGATAGGAGGGTACTGGTACTTCGAGATCGTAGTGAAAGGATCTGCGAATCTAAGTTCACATCATCTGAAGCGGTCAGTTGAACATCAGTCCAATAATAGATTACAGTTGGAGATACTCTCGTAGGGTTGGGGGAGCCTGATCTATCTTCCCTCCCGCACCTACATACGTGCCTACCTCGTATACATCCTTCTGGAGACATCATTCATGGGTGGATGGTACCACTGTACTTCGAGTTAGCACACCTAAAGGGGGTGACCACCAAGAACTGTTCAAGTGGAGGGAATCTGAGATCATTAGGTACATGTAG
The window above is part of the Penicillium oxalicum strain HP7-1 chromosome VI, whole genome shotgun sequence genome. Proteins encoded here:
- a CDS encoding putative aryl-alcohol dehydrogenase AAD14 — protein: MNEIFKAPPEPATPLGRYRVLSSTAGIRVSPLQLGGMSIGDAWNQFMGSMSKEQSFKLLDAFFEAGGNFIDTANNYQNEQSEAWIGEWMTARKNRDQIVLATKFTTDYRTWELGKGKAPNVLGNHKRSMFNSVRDSLRKLQTDYIDVLYLHWWDHTTSIEEVMDSLHILVEQGKVMYLGISDSPAWVVSAANTYARAHGKTPFSVYQGRWNVMRRDFEREILPMARHFGMALAPWDVLGGGHFQTAKQLEARKANSEGLRNIMGADQTDEERRISEALAKVAAEHNIESVTAVALAYVLCKCPNVFPIVGGRKVEHLHDNIQALSIRLTEQQIQFLESANEFDVGFPSNFIGPDPATTVGKLFGIAGTAGHVDLVKAPMAIGYEPGN
- a CDS encoding Glucokinase, whose protein sequence is MSSALLNEATRIAREFDYPADQVKRGVEEYIKQSNEGLAKENTTLSQIPTFVTAVPNGTEKGLYLAVDLGGTNFRVCSVQLHGDTTFSLTQSKIMIPRELMVSGTSKELFLFLARQIEAFLRIHHNEHFEAHLRRRRDGNKIEDLFDLGFTFSFPVRQCGINSGTLIRWTKGFNIPDAVGQDVCALLQSAIDELNLPVRVAALVNDTVGTLMARSYTSPGETGTLLGAIFGTGTNGAYVEKLEKVTKLKDMKDAQYDSSTGEMIINAEWGSFDNQMSVLPDTIYDRELDADSNNPGVQMFEKRVSGMFLGEILRRALLSLHNNPEFGLFKPSQNSSVSIPADSLFYRQWGLDTSLLSQVEADTSKDFSEVKAALKDHLKIENPSNDECQAVKTIVHAIGKRAARLSAVPIAAVLIHTGKLETENMVDVGVDGSLVEFYPKFEDYIREAMREMPQVGVAGEKKVRIGISKDGSGVGAALIALVASKDDTMQLPTKRDD